A region from the Streptosporangium sp. NBC_01756 genome encodes:
- a CDS encoding ABC transporter permease, translating to MTVRGGASETIAPGAIDTPVIKLSLSRRLLARQELTLIAVLILVGVLATLRNPSFGTSDNLLQVIRAAVVTFIVACPLTLVTIGGGFDFSVGAVFTLGGVSAAYFMTHGIIWPLAILLGIAVGAAIGALNAVTIDRLRVPPIITTLGTFYFMSGVVILFTDGIDIAPLPTQFNALGTGSTLGVPNVIIAGILVGIAYHLVLERTRYGYNVRSLGGNRLAATENGIPVRRLDAWLYIGAGALAAFAGIVYAARTGSGQVSAGGSSVTLTAISAVLIGGTSLFGGIGTITGTALGAILFAEIDNALAVAGIDALYSNMIIGGILVLAVAADSVRRGRMFSLKR from the coding sequence ATGACCGTGAGGGGCGGTGCATCGGAGACGATAGCGCCGGGGGCCATCGACACGCCGGTCATCAAGCTCAGCCTCAGCCGGCGGCTGCTGGCCCGGCAGGAGCTGACCCTGATCGCCGTCCTGATCCTGGTCGGCGTTCTTGCCACACTACGCAATCCCTCCTTCGGCACGTCGGACAACCTCCTCCAGGTCATCCGTGCCGCGGTCGTGACCTTCATCGTGGCGTGTCCGCTCACACTCGTGACCATCGGCGGAGGCTTCGATTTCTCGGTGGGCGCGGTCTTCACGCTCGGTGGGGTCTCAGCGGCGTATTTCATGACCCACGGCATCATCTGGCCGCTGGCGATACTCCTCGGCATCGCGGTCGGCGCAGCGATCGGAGCGTTGAACGCGGTCACTATCGACCGCCTCCGAGTGCCGCCGATCATTACCACGCTTGGCACTTTCTACTTCATGAGCGGGGTGGTCATCCTCTTCACGGATGGCATCGACATCGCACCGCTTCCCACGCAGTTCAACGCGCTGGGCACCGGTTCGACCCTCGGCGTGCCGAACGTCATCATCGCGGGAATCCTGGTAGGTATCGCCTATCACCTTGTCCTTGAACGCACCCGCTACGGATACAACGTGCGGTCCCTAGGAGGCAACCGGCTAGCGGCCACTGAGAACGGCATTCCGGTCCGGCGTCTTGACGCCTGGCTCTATATCGGGGCCGGTGCTCTCGCAGCGTTCGCGGGCATCGTTTACGCCGCTCGCACCGGTAGCGGTCAGGTCAGCGCCGGCGGATCGTCGGTGACCCTGACGGCGATCAGTGCCGTACTCATCGGCGGCACCAGCTTGTTCGGCGGCATCGGGACGATCACCGGCACCGCTCTCGGTGCGATCCTGTTCGCCGAGATCGACAATGCACTCGCGGTTGCGGGAATCGATGCCCTCTATTCCAACATGATCATCGGCGGCATCCTGGTTCTGGCCGTCGCCGCCGACAGCGTAAGACGCGGACGGATGTTCTCTCTCAAACGCTGA
- a CDS encoding ATP-binding cassette domain-containing protein, whose product MTNDGTAQANVLTLAGASKNFGHVQALHEADLRVSAGRVHGIVGDNGAGKSTMLKILSGLHNPDSGELRISGALVSFDSPADARNHGIATVYQDLALVECLDVATNLHLGDIPKKRFFVDRKRMERDAARVLADLNVRVGSVRTPVGMLSGGQRQIIAISRAVRLEESKIVLLDEPTAALGIQERGHVGDIIDRLKAKGKAIIIICHDLDFVFNYCDDITVMRLGRTVAHLDATTVTRDEVIGYITGARQGTAA is encoded by the coding sequence GTGACAAACGACGGCACAGCGCAGGCCAACGTGCTAACGCTGGCAGGCGCGAGTAAGAACTTCGGCCATGTACAGGCCTTGCACGAGGCCGACCTCCGGGTGTCCGCCGGGCGGGTGCACGGAATCGTCGGCGATAACGGAGCCGGCAAGTCGACCATGCTGAAGATCCTCTCCGGCCTGCACAATCCAGACAGTGGCGAACTGCGGATCTCGGGTGCGCTCGTTTCCTTCGATAGCCCAGCCGACGCACGCAATCACGGCATCGCCACCGTCTACCAGGACCTCGCGCTCGTCGAATGCCTGGACGTGGCGACGAATCTGCACCTGGGCGACATCCCGAAGAAGAGGTTCTTCGTCGATCGCAAGCGAATGGAACGCGACGCCGCGCGGGTGCTCGCGGATCTGAACGTGCGGGTGGGCTCGGTTCGGACGCCCGTCGGGATGCTGTCGGGCGGTCAACGCCAGATCATTGCCATCTCGCGCGCGGTGCGCCTGGAGGAAAGCAAGATCGTGCTACTGGACGAGCCCACCGCGGCGCTCGGAATTCAGGAGCGAGGTCACGTCGGCGACATCATCGATCGGCTCAAGGCCAAGGGAAAGGCAATCATCATCATTTGTCACGACCTGGACTTCGTCTTCAACTACTGCGACGACATCACGGTGATGCGCCTCGGTCGAACCGTCGCTCACCTCGATGCCACAACGGTAACTCGCGACGAAGTCATCGGATACATCACCGGTGCTCGCCAAGGGACTGCGGCATGA
- a CDS encoding alpha/beta hydrolase has protein sequence MMLDPELAAMQVLMPRIDIADVAGARATEAALVANMRLSDRRHDVETTDSVVPRPDGTHLAVRRYRPRTQRRGPLPMLLFIHGGSFVTGGLNSEDTRCESYAAEAGCIVFAVDYRLSPENPFPAGLDDCLLALVHLRDHSDELGIDNGRVAIGGLSAGGALASGTAIRSSGDGRPALVLQMLLFPVLDAGLTTHTARHYSDTPVLTHNTLRDMWRLYLGPQWSPGQVAYPIHSSPAHEPDVSLSPPTYLCTAGYDPLRDEALEHAQRLMRAEVPVDLRQYARGFHSFDSFHATRLGQAAIRDQVEALRAAFT, from the coding sequence ATGATGCTCGATCCCGAGCTCGCTGCGATGCAGGTACTGATGCCCCGGATCGACATCGCCGACGTGGCGGGGGCCCGGGCGACCGAGGCGGCGCTGGTTGCGAACATGCGCTTGTCCGATCGCCGCCACGATGTGGAGACCACTGATTCGGTCGTCCCGCGACCTGACGGTACCCACCTGGCCGTTCGGCGTTACCGCCCTAGGACGCAACGGCGTGGCCCGCTTCCGATGCTGCTGTTCATCCACGGCGGCAGCTTCGTCACCGGAGGCCTGAACAGCGAGGACACCCGATGCGAGAGCTACGCGGCCGAAGCCGGGTGCATCGTGTTCGCGGTGGATTACCGTCTCTCGCCGGAAAACCCTTTTCCGGCGGGTCTCGATGATTGCCTCCTGGCCCTGGTCCATCTGCGCGACCACTCGGATGAACTCGGCATCGACAACGGTCGCGTCGCCATTGGCGGGCTCAGCGCCGGAGGTGCCCTGGCCAGCGGAACCGCGATCCGTTCCAGCGGAGACGGCCGCCCGGCCCTCGTGCTACAGATGCTGCTGTTCCCCGTTCTCGACGCCGGTCTCACGACACACACCGCGCGGCATTATTCCGACACCCCTGTTCTGACGCATAACACGCTGCGCGACATGTGGCGCCTGTACCTGGGGCCGCAATGGAGCCCAGGCCAGGTCGCCTACCCGATCCACAGCTCACCTGCTCACGAGCCGGACGTCTCCCTTTCACCCCCCACCTATCTCTGCACCGCCGGCTACGACCCTTTGCGAGACGAAGCCCTGGAGCATGCGCAGCGGCTCATGCGCGCCGAGGTTCCGGTCGACCTGCGGCAGTATGCACGCGGGTTCCATTCCTTCGACTCGTTTCACGCGACCCGGCTAGGTCAGGCCGCGATCCGCGACCAGGTCGAGGCGCTCCGAGCTGCGTTCACCTGA
- a CDS encoding carbohydrate kinase family protein: MTPGGSPLNVAVALGRLEVPVQFMTALGSDDYGDQILAHLHDAGAEVVSAGPVGARTPVATAKLAADGSADYDLDFTWALRADVPVAEVGLLHAGSLALFLEPGASRVRAILSAARQRGAVVSIDPNIRPSLLLPRQEVRRMFEDLCARADIVKLSDEDASWLFPDLTPGELVGKLLGFGVSLVGLTAGADGSLLASGGHQVHIPSVPAQVVDTIGAGDAYMSGLLYKFLELDLANTLRRPGGLPEDTLRTIGTFAALTAGVTVTRRGADPPCLSQLKPRVPHSSQPASIAQEAR, translated from the coding sequence GTGACGCCTGGTGGCTCTCCCCTCAACGTCGCTGTCGCACTCGGACGGCTTGAGGTGCCCGTCCAGTTCATGACGGCGCTCGGGTCGGACGACTACGGGGATCAGATCCTCGCTCATCTCCACGACGCAGGCGCGGAGGTCGTGTCCGCGGGGCCGGTCGGAGCCCGCACGCCGGTGGCCACCGCGAAGCTGGCAGCCGACGGCTCGGCGGACTACGACCTGGACTTCACGTGGGCCCTTCGCGCAGACGTTCCGGTGGCCGAGGTCGGCCTCCTGCACGCCGGCTCGTTGGCGCTCTTCCTGGAGCCCGGCGCCAGCCGCGTAAGAGCGATCCTGTCAGCCGCACGACAGCGCGGGGCCGTGGTGAGTATCGACCCGAACATCCGGCCCTCGCTGCTGCTGCCGCGGCAGGAGGTCCGGAGGATGTTCGAGGACCTCTGCGCGCGTGCCGACATCGTCAAGCTCAGCGATGAGGACGCGTCCTGGCTCTTCCCCGACCTCACACCCGGAGAACTGGTCGGGAAGCTGCTGGGATTCGGCGTGTCGCTCGTCGGGCTGACCGCCGGAGCCGATGGCTCCCTGCTGGCCTCCGGCGGTCACCAGGTTCATATCCCCTCGGTCCCCGCGCAGGTGGTGGACACGATAGGCGCTGGTGACGCCTACATGTCCGGCCTGCTGTACAAGTTCCTCGAACTGGATCTCGCGAACACGCTGCGCAGGCCTGGCGGGCTTCCCGAGGACACGTTGCGGACCATCGGTACGTTCGCCGCCCTGACCGCTGGGGTCACGGTGACCCGCCGCGGGGCGGACCCACCGTGCCTGTCACAACTCAAGCCAAGAGTCCCCCACTCCAGCCAGCCAGCCTCGATAGCTCAGGAGGCCAGATGA
- a CDS encoding sugar ABC transporter substrate-binding protein has translation MHARRYVRYALNTAIITTLSAGVTACSNAIDTATGPAAAKSSATSLAKPIKSMLFVNPLPNYPAWKTIGQCMKAEAEKNGITFSQAGPNGNDMDTKLMIDRLQQGISSKIDALVTFPASAEQFDPVFAQARAAGAYVATVEGGQTKNQNINAGTSFEQFGQLAAKTVAAKPGQQNVAFLTQGPTGPDAIFVNAFKEAAKQYSSIKIVDTRYDSGDVTKTIDLATALMTAHPELNHFVTNEGAATPGIIAAIKQKSQVSKVFLTTNSIYSGSVEGMKAGIVHSFLLQNMCEIGRAPVDALIKLSKGETVPSNISTPIDFATASTVDSLTKSGDLQ, from the coding sequence ATGCACGCTCGACGATACGTGCGTTACGCTCTCAACACCGCGATCATCACCACACTTTCCGCCGGCGTCACCGCGTGTAGCAACGCGATCGATACCGCCACCGGTCCTGCCGCCGCCAAGTCGTCGGCGACATCGCTGGCCAAGCCGATCAAGTCCATGCTCTTCGTGAATCCTCTGCCCAATTACCCTGCCTGGAAGACGATCGGGCAATGCATGAAGGCGGAGGCGGAAAAGAACGGGATCACCTTCTCGCAGGCCGGCCCCAACGGCAACGACATGGACACCAAGCTGATGATCGACCGGCTTCAGCAAGGTATTTCCAGCAAGATAGACGCGCTGGTGACGTTCCCGGCCAGCGCTGAGCAGTTCGATCCGGTCTTCGCACAGGCCCGTGCGGCTGGTGCCTATGTTGCGACCGTTGAGGGCGGTCAGACCAAGAACCAGAACATCAATGCAGGCACGTCCTTCGAGCAGTTCGGACAGCTCGCCGCCAAAACCGTCGCGGCCAAACCTGGGCAACAGAACGTTGCGTTCCTCACCCAGGGCCCGACCGGGCCGGACGCGATCTTCGTCAACGCGTTCAAAGAGGCCGCGAAGCAGTACAGCAGTATCAAGATCGTCGACACGCGGTATGACAGCGGGGACGTCACCAAGACGATCGACCTGGCCACGGCACTGATGACGGCACACCCTGAGCTCAACCACTTCGTCACCAATGAGGGCGCCGCCACCCCAGGGATCATCGCGGCTATCAAGCAGAAGAGCCAGGTAAGCAAAGTCTTTCTCACCACGAACAGCATCTACAGCGGTTCGGTGGAGGGCATGAAGGCGGGAATCGTGCACTCCTTCCTGTTGCAGAACATGTGCGAGATTGGCCGGGCGCCGGTCGATGCGCTGATCAAGCTGTCAAAGGGAGAAACGGTCCCGTCGAACATTTCGACGCCGATCGACTTTGCCACCGCGTCGACCGTCGACTCTCTCACCAAGAGCGGCGACCTGCAGTAA
- a CDS encoding transposase, which produces MPAPHPIEFRQRAVELARKGDKPVSVLAENLGISDSCLRSWMRQADTDDNGGAKLTSAEKKELSDLRRRTRQLELENEILKRAAAYFARENVLPK; this is translated from the coding sequence GTGCCTGCACCTCACCCGATCGAGTTCCGTCAGCGTGCCGTCGAGCTTGCCCGTAAGGGCGATAAACCGGTCTCTGTCCTTGCTGAAAACCTGGGTATCAGCGATTCCTGTCTGCGGAGTTGGATGCGCCAGGCCGACACCGATGACAACGGCGGTGCGAAGCTGACCAGCGCGGAGAAGAAGGAACTCTCCGATCTACGGCGTCGAACCCGGCAGCTTGAGCTGGAAAATGAGATCCTCAAGCGGGCGGCTGCGTATTTCGCCCGGGAGAACGTGCTCCCAAAATAG
- a CDS encoding DeoR/GlpR family DNA-binding transcription regulator, which translates to MSSSFQGRAFDRQQRILSYVRSEGRAVVSEIADLFAISPATLRRDLRALETQRLIVRSYGVFYPTDIGRYETPVDYRHKARTEERLAIAEAAVALMVDVGTVFLDEGALPEDLVGPMRRLQRMTVVTRSLTVAAELGRQTDHDVIIVGGRLRPATMGTVDRWATVMLGELNVDLAFMGANGVSIDRGLTTPDPSVAQAKTAAMQAARQSVLLCEHTRFGVSSFTKFADVGQLTWVITGKQLSRASAQRYGAAGPRVLRV; encoded by the coding sequence ATGTCCAGCTCGTTTCAGGGCCGTGCCTTCGATCGTCAGCAGCGAATCCTCAGTTACGTCCGGAGCGAAGGCCGTGCGGTCGTCTCCGAGATCGCCGACCTGTTCGCGATCTCGCCCGCGACGCTGCGCCGGGATCTGCGTGCGCTCGAGACGCAGCGGCTGATCGTCCGGTCGTACGGCGTCTTCTACCCCACCGATATCGGCCGCTATGAGACGCCGGTGGATTACCGGCACAAGGCCCGGACCGAGGAGCGGCTGGCAATTGCCGAAGCCGCGGTCGCCCTGATGGTCGACGTCGGCACGGTGTTTCTCGACGAGGGTGCGCTGCCGGAGGATCTGGTCGGGCCGATGCGCCGGCTGCAGCGGATGACTGTGGTGACCCGATCTCTGACCGTTGCTGCCGAACTCGGCCGTCAGACTGATCACGATGTGATCATTGTCGGCGGCCGGCTACGGCCGGCGACCATGGGCACCGTCGACCGATGGGCGACGGTGATGCTCGGAGAGCTGAATGTCGACCTGGCGTTCATGGGCGCCAACGGGGTGTCGATCGACCGCGGGCTGACGACTCCGGACCCGTCCGTGGCGCAGGCCAAGACGGCGGCGATGCAGGCGGCCCGCCAGTCCGTGCTGTTGTGCGAGCACACCCGATTCGGGGTGAGCAGCTTCACCAAGTTCGCCGACGTCGGGCAGCTGACCTGGGTCATCACCGGCAAACAGCTGTCCCGAGCGTCCGCGCAGCGCTACGGCGCAGCTGGACCTAGAGTGCTGCGCGTCTAG
- a CDS encoding carbohydrate ABC transporter permease, with protein sequence MSSGPSDLGSRSALSVSARRPANVEGTTSERSLGAIRRRGYLLFAAFALPNLALIAAFSYWPIIENIYLSFTTWDFISPQADLVGLLNYKVLFSSWTFPEVLLRTLVWVVVVVVVTLVLGLALALLFSQRIRGTTAVQTLAFSPHVLSGAAIATIWLLIFDPNHGLSRMVFDAFGVASPAWTTDDSWALWALIIVSIWKGLGFVAIVYLVGIQQIPAEVLEAARIDGAGRWTRFRRVIFPLLSPTTFFLVITQTISAFQSFDVIAMMTGGGPAGATTTLSWFIYDEAFSRNNVGTSSAASMIMFVVLMAITVLQFRFVERRVHY encoded by the coding sequence GTGAGCAGTGGACCTAGCGATCTCGGTTCGAGGTCAGCTCTGTCGGTCAGCGCCCGCCGGCCGGCCAATGTCGAGGGAACGACCTCCGAACGATCACTCGGTGCGATACGCCGGCGCGGGTACCTGCTGTTCGCCGCGTTCGCGCTGCCCAACCTGGCGTTGATCGCCGCGTTCTCGTACTGGCCGATCATCGAGAACATCTATCTGAGCTTCACCACCTGGGACTTCATCTCACCGCAGGCCGATCTGGTCGGCCTGCTCAACTACAAGGTCCTGTTCAGCAGTTGGACCTTCCCCGAGGTCCTGTTGCGCACGCTGGTGTGGGTGGTCGTCGTCGTTGTCGTGACCTTGGTGCTCGGCTTGGCGCTGGCGTTGTTGTTCTCGCAGCGCATTCGGGGCACCACCGCGGTGCAGACGCTCGCCTTCTCCCCACACGTGTTGTCCGGGGCGGCGATCGCGACCATCTGGCTGCTGATCTTCGATCCCAATCACGGCCTCAGCCGGATGGTGTTCGACGCGTTCGGAGTGGCCTCGCCGGCCTGGACGACCGACGACTCCTGGGCGCTGTGGGCGTTGATCATCGTCTCCATCTGGAAGGGTCTCGGCTTCGTCGCGATCGTCTACCTGGTGGGTATCCAGCAGATTCCGGCTGAGGTGCTGGAAGCAGCCCGTATCGACGGTGCCGGCCGATGGACGCGGTTCCGGCGGGTGATCTTCCCGCTACTCTCCCCGACCACCTTCTTCCTGGTGATCACTCAGACGATCTCGGCCTTTCAGTCCTTCGACGTGATCGCCATGATGACCGGCGGCGGGCCTGCCGGTGCCACCACCACGTTGAGCTGGTTCATCTACGACGAGGCGTTCAGCCGTAACAACGTCGGCACCTCGAGCGCGGCTTCCATGATCATGTTCGTGGTGCTGATGGCGATCACCGTTTTGCAGTTCCGATTCGTCGAGCGGAGGGTGCACTACTGA
- a CDS encoding alpha/beta hydrolase, with amino-acid sequence MISELNALGEPGAEGLNDFTPEQARSWFTVLRAILGGERTVPEVASVRDGHVLDGAHAVPIRIYDTEESIMMPDRVVLYAHGGGWVVGDLDSADFLARSAARRLCARVVSVDYRLAPEHAFPAAYNDCAAILAELGKKHPDARIAAIGDSAGANVVGALTAASRHQDDMRVDAQLLLYPALDPSMASDSMSQMAEGYILTRADMAYYWSCYLSDPEHASDPRATPAALTDLAGMPPTVLVTAGFDPLHDEGMAYARRLVEADVATTYLPFPTLVHGFVDMAGRVPAALDALNDALDALDLHFGGSARKRQFGLTSSQASTT; translated from the coding sequence GTGATCTCCGAGCTGAATGCACTCGGTGAGCCCGGCGCCGAGGGCCTCAACGATTTCACCCCGGAACAGGCCCGCTCCTGGTTCACCGTCTTGCGCGCGATTCTCGGAGGGGAGAGAACGGTCCCCGAGGTGGCGTCCGTCCGCGATGGGCATGTGCTCGACGGTGCACACGCCGTCCCCATCCGCATCTATGACACCGAAGAATCGATCATGATGCCGGACCGGGTGGTGCTCTACGCGCACGGAGGAGGCTGGGTCGTCGGCGACCTGGACAGCGCGGATTTCTTAGCGCGAAGCGCTGCCCGCAGGCTATGCGCGCGGGTGGTCTCTGTCGATTACCGGCTCGCACCGGAGCACGCCTTTCCGGCTGCGTACAACGACTGCGCTGCCATACTCGCCGAACTGGGGAAGAAGCATCCTGATGCCCGGATCGCGGCCATTGGGGACAGCGCAGGAGCGAATGTAGTTGGAGCGCTTACAGCCGCAAGCCGACATCAGGACGACATGCGGGTCGACGCCCAATTGCTCCTGTACCCAGCATTGGACCCATCGATGGCAAGCGATTCAATGAGTCAGATGGCGGAAGGTTACATCCTCACTAGGGCCGACATGGCGTACTACTGGTCTTGCTACCTTAGCGATCCCGAGCACGCATCCGACCCTCGGGCCACGCCTGCGGCGCTGACGGATCTCGCCGGGATGCCTCCTACCGTTCTGGTCACGGCAGGCTTTGACCCCCTTCACGACGAAGGAATGGCTTACGCGCGCAGACTCGTCGAGGCGGACGTCGCGACGACATATCTGCCGTTTCCCACTCTCGTACACGGCTTCGTCGACATGGCCGGCAGAGTCCCTGCCGCTCTCGACGCGCTCAACGACGCTCTCGACGCACTCGATCTGCACTTCGGGGGCTCGGCCCGGAAGCGACAGTTCGGCCTGACATCCAGCCAGGCCTCCACAACATGA
- a CDS encoding mannitol dehydrogenase family protein, which translates to MKLTAANLSAIASRVPVPGYDRSKLRAGIVHIGVGGFHRAHQAMYLDALLSESDAFGESDASQFAIIGVGVRPEDEPMRDTLREQSTLYTLVEKEADRPPRPRVIGSMIDYLFAPDDPEAVLTALTDPAIRIVSLTITEGGYHVNQTTGEFEADAAVLTEVRDGAQPTSTFGFLTEALARRRAAGIEPFTVLSCDNLPQNGRVAQRTLSAFASLKDEELGEWINQKVSFPSSMVDRITPVTSPLDRRRLLEEFGVKDSWPVMCEPFCQWVVEDRFPSGRPALERVGVQFVDDVEPYELMKLRLLNAGHQTLCYLGYLAGYRFAHEVCRDPSFVRFVRAYMEEEATPTLEPVPGVDLPTYKTQLIERFSNPEISDTLSRLCADASDRIPKFLLPVVHARLAAGKDVRRSALVVASWARYAQGVDEWGRQIDVVDRRRTDLANRAARQLTDPLAFLEDETLFGDLRYQPAFVEPYVKALDSLHSIGARATVEQWEGRL; encoded by the coding sequence ATGAAGCTCACCGCCGCCAACCTATCCGCCATCGCGTCGCGTGTCCCCGTGCCCGGCTACGACCGGTCAAAGCTTCGCGCCGGGATCGTCCACATCGGGGTGGGCGGATTCCATCGCGCGCACCAGGCGATGTATCTCGACGCTTTGTTGAGCGAGTCCGACGCATTTGGTGAGTCCGACGCCAGTCAGTTCGCCATCATCGGTGTGGGCGTTCGTCCCGAGGACGAACCGATGCGTGACACACTGCGGGAACAGTCCACCCTTTACACGCTGGTGGAGAAGGAGGCGGACCGCCCTCCTCGCCCCCGGGTCATCGGGTCGATGATCGATTACCTGTTCGCGCCCGATGACCCCGAAGCGGTGCTCACGGCCCTAACCGATCCCGCCATCCGGATCGTCTCGTTAACGATCACCGAAGGTGGATACCACGTGAACCAGACCACGGGTGAGTTCGAAGCCGATGCGGCCGTTCTCACCGAAGTGCGCGACGGCGCGCAGCCGACCTCAACGTTCGGCTTCCTGACCGAGGCCCTCGCACGACGCCGGGCAGCCGGTATTGAGCCGTTCACCGTCCTGTCGTGCGACAACCTCCCCCAGAACGGCCGGGTCGCGCAACGGACGCTCAGCGCCTTCGCCAGCCTCAAGGACGAGGAGCTCGGCGAGTGGATCAACCAGAAGGTCAGCTTCCCCAGCTCGATGGTCGACCGCATCACCCCCGTCACCTCCCCTCTTGACCGCCGGCGGCTTCTTGAGGAGTTCGGCGTCAAAGACTCCTGGCCTGTGATGTGTGAGCCGTTCTGCCAGTGGGTCGTCGAAGACCGTTTCCCTTCTGGCCGGCCCGCACTCGAGCGCGTCGGCGTTCAGTTCGTCGATGACGTCGAGCCGTATGAGTTGATGAAGCTTCGCCTCCTCAACGCCGGCCACCAGACGCTCTGCTATCTCGGCTACCTGGCCGGGTACCGATTCGCGCACGAGGTCTGCCGCGACCCCTCCTTCGTCCGATTCGTCCGCGCCTACATGGAGGAGGAGGCGACCCCGACGCTCGAGCCGGTACCCGGTGTCGACCTGCCTACGTACAAGACACAGCTCATCGAGCGCTTCTCCAACCCGGAGATCAGCGACACCTTGTCCCGGCTGTGCGCTGACGCCTCCGACCGCATCCCCAAGTTCCTCCTGCCCGTCGTCCATGCCCGCCTGGCGGCGGGCAAGGACGTCCGGCGGTCCGCCCTGGTGGTCGCGAGCTGGGCCAGGTACGCGCAAGGAGTCGACGAATGGGGCCGGCAGATCGATGTGGTCGACCGACGTCGAACCGACCTGGCGAACCGAGCAGCTCGCCAGCTCACCGACCCCTTGGCCTTCCTTGAGGACGAAACGTTGTTTGGCGACCTCCGTTATCAGCCCGCCTTTGTCGAGCCCTACGTCAAAGCCCTCGACAGTCTCCACAGCATCGGCGCCCGAGCCACCGTCGAGCAGTGGGAAGGCCGCCTGTGA
- a CDS encoding IS3 family transposase: protein MACRVLNISRSGYKDWVGRPQSPRDQRNTELLKLIRAIHETSRYSYGSPRVHAELTLGLDLEINRKRVERLMREAGIQGIYRRKGRRNLVNAATEEDLVRRAFTVEAPDRLWVSDITEHPTDEGKLYCAAVMDAYSRRIIGHSIDIRQTSALVVDAMVMAVARRNPPSRKTILHSDHGTQYTSFSYGKRLRDAELLGSMGTVGDCYDNAMMESFWGTMQLELLDVNKWSTRAELASAMFEWIECWYNPYRRHSSIGMNSPITFEELYKPSDATS, encoded by the coding sequence GTGGCCTGCCGGGTGTTGAACATTTCCAGATCGGGCTACAAAGACTGGGTCGGCCGGCCGCAGTCCCCACGCGACCAAAGAAATACCGAACTATTGAAGCTGATCCGTGCCATCCATGAGACGTCACGTTACAGCTACGGCTCGCCGCGGGTCCACGCGGAGCTGACGCTCGGCCTGGATCTGGAGATCAACCGCAAGCGCGTCGAGCGGCTCATGCGCGAGGCCGGCATCCAGGGCATCTACCGGCGCAAGGGCCGCCGCAACCTCGTCAACGCCGCCACCGAGGAGGATCTGGTCCGCCGGGCCTTCACGGTGGAAGCGCCGGACCGGCTGTGGGTCAGCGACATCACCGAGCACCCCACCGACGAAGGGAAGCTGTATTGCGCCGCTGTCATGGACGCCTATTCTCGTCGCATCATCGGCCATTCTATCGACATACGCCAGACCAGCGCTCTGGTCGTCGACGCGATGGTCATGGCCGTCGCCCGCCGTAACCCGCCCAGCAGGAAGACGATCCTGCATTCTGACCACGGAACACAGTACACATCGTTCTCGTACGGGAAACGGCTCCGCGATGCTGAACTCCTCGGCTCGATGGGAACCGTCGGCGATTGCTACGACAATGCCATGATGGAATCGTTCTGGGGGACGATGCAGCTCGAACTGCTCGACGTTAACAAATGGTCAACAAGAGCCGAGTTGGCCAGCGCGATGTTTGAATGGATCGAGTGCTGGTATAACCCGTATAGGCGTCATTCCAGCATCGGCATGAACAGCCCAATCACGTTCGAGGAGCTCTACAAGCCCTCAGACGCAACCTCGTGA